A window of Tursiops truncatus isolate mTurTru1 chromosome 8, mTurTru1.mat.Y, whole genome shotgun sequence contains these coding sequences:
- the SC5D gene encoding lathosterol oxidase, producing MDLVLNAADYYFFTPYIYPATWPEDSIFRQAVSLLIITNLGAYILYFLFATLSYYFVYDHSLMKHPQFLKNQVYREIMHSVQSMPWISLPTVSVFLLEVRGYSKLYDSIEEFPDGWLQFIASVLSFLFFTDMLIYWIHRGLHHRLVYKHLHKPHHIWKIPTPFASHAFHPLDGFLQGLPYHIYPFIFPLHKVVYLGLYVLVNIWTISIHDGDFRVPHIFRPFINGSAHHTDHHMLFDYNYGQYFTLWDRIGGSFKNPSSFEGNGPLNYVKKMTEENRNSHAVSGCKNEKLFNGEFKKTD from the exons ATGGATCTTGTACTCAATGCtgcagattattatttttttacaccaTACATATATCCAGCCACGTGGCCAGAGGACAGTATCTTCCGACAAGCTGTCAGTCTCCTGATTATAACAAATCTCGGTGCTTATATCCTTTATTTCTTATTCGCAACGCTGAGTTATTATTTTGTCTATGATCATTCATTAATGAAACacccacaatttttaaag AACCAAGTCTATCGAGAGATTATGCATTCTGTCCAGTCAATGCCATGGATAAGCCTCCCCACGGTCTCAGTGTTCCTGCTAGAGGTGAGAGGTTACAGCAAACTGTATGACAGCATAGAGGAGTTTCCAGACG GCTGGCTTCAATTCATCGCTAGTGTactgtcctttctctttttcactgaCATGCTGATCTACTGGATTCACAGAGGCCTTCATCATAGACTTGTGTATAAG caCTTACACAAACCTCATCATATCTGGAAGATTCCAACTCCATTTGCAAGTCATGCTTTTCATCCTCTGGATGGCTTCCTTCAGGGTCTACCTTACCACATATACCCGTTTATCTTCCCATTACACAAGGTAGTTTATTTAGGTTTGTACGTCTTGGTCAATATCTGGACAATTTCTATTCATGATGGTGATTTTCGTGTTCCCCATATCTTCAGGCCATTTATTAATGGCTCAGCTCATCATACAGACCACCACATGCTCTTTGACTATAACTATGGACAGTATTTCACATTGTGGGATAGAATTGGAGGCTCATTCAAAAATCCCTCCTCCTTTGAAGGGAACGGACCACTTAATTATGTGAAGAAGATGACAGAAGAAAACCGCAACAGCCATGCAGTAAGTggttgtaaaaatgaaaaattattcaatGGAGAGTTTAAAAAAACTGATTAG